GGCTTGCAGCTAAAGGGAATTCCTGTGATTCCCTGTACGAGCAAAACGGCGGTGGAGGTGAAAGATTTCAGGGCTGCAGTTGGGTTGAAGGACCCGTACATCGTTGAAAACGGAGGGGCTGTTCATGGGGAAACCAATGATGGTGAGCCATGGGAGCTTGTCCTCGGATGCGCTGTTGCTGAGCTTCGCCCGGTTTTGCTTGAGCTTGAGCAGTTGCTCAGTGAGCCGTTGCAACCTATTGATGCACTTTCGGATCAAGAGGCTCTCGACCTTCTTGGGTTGCAGGGCGAAGCGCTGCAGTTGGCTTGCGCGAGGCGTTGGAGTTTGCCCTTTGTGCCTCCTTCTTCATCAGCGCAGCAACGCTTGCCAGACCTCGCCAACCAACTTGGTTTCGCTGTTGTACAGGGCAACCGGATGGGGCACCTACTCGGCGCAGAGGTGAGCAAGGGGCGAGCGCTGGAGGTTTTAAAGCAGCGCAGTGGTGGTTCTCCAGTGCGGGTGCTCGCATTGGGTGACTCCCCCAATGATCAGCCCCTCCTTGAGGCTGGTGATCTCTCAGTTGTTGTGCCTGGTGCGAATGGTCCCCATCCGGTCTTCGCTGACGCCATTGCTCAAGGCCGCTACCAGTTGGCGCCTGCTTGCCATGCTCAGGGCTGGGCCGAGGCGGTCTTTCAGCACGTTCTCAATGAATCGTGCTGATCCTGACCATTGCAATCTTTCCCTCAAAGACCGTGTGAAGCTCCCTCCTAAACGGGAGCAGACTTGAACAAAGGAATGATCAAGTACGGATGACAGCGATTCAATGCCGATATACAGGTGACTTGCACTGCACGGCTCAGCACGGACCCTCGGGCACCGTCCTCAACACCGATGCACCAACTGATCATGATGGCCTTGGCGAAAGCTTTTCGCCGACTGACCTACTCGCGACAGCCCTTGGAACGTGCATCTTGACCATCATGGGCATCGCCGCACGGCGCCGCGGCTGGGACCTCGTGGACGCCAACGTCATCGTTGAAAAAACAATGACAAGCGAAGGACCGCGCCGCATTGAAAGCCTTCAAGCTCAGATCAGCCTCCCTGTTGC
The window above is part of the Synechococcus sp. WH 8020 genome. Proteins encoded here:
- a CDS encoding HAD-IIB family hydrolase → MTKTDALSSTPWWVVTDLDGTLMDHAYNWEPAREAIRGLQLKGIPVIPCTSKTAVEVKDFRAAVGLKDPYIVENGGAVHGETNDGEPWELVLGCAVAELRPVLLELEQLLSEPLQPIDALSDQEALDLLGLQGEALQLACARRWSLPFVPPSSSAQQRLPDLANQLGFAVVQGNRMGHLLGAEVSKGRALEVLKQRSGGSPVRVLALGDSPNDQPLLEAGDLSVVVPGANGPHPVFADAIAQGRYQLAPACHAQGWAEAVFQHVLNESC
- a CDS encoding OsmC family protein; its protein translation is MTAIQCRYTGDLHCTAQHGPSGTVLNTDAPTDHDGLGESFSPTDLLATALGTCILTIMGIAARRRGWDLVDANVIVEKTMTSEGPRRIESLQAQISLPVALSQEQKTFLKRVANDCPVKRNLEASITIDLIWNDASSTSL